The following are encoded in a window of Geobacter metallireducens GS-15 genomic DNA:
- a CDS encoding tetratricopeptide repeat protein translates to MTSRTIIILMVTACLSGCTTVQKSLENQRLRTTQQDKLEQAVKLIERGNTEKAETLLEEVVAAQGVRGITDEALFRLALLSMPSDLNREDLANAVKYLERLQKEYPVSPWATQSSSLTDLLAVLPRHLQSTTELRRQIKSLRDLNLSLTRENKEMRLNIEKIKNLDLQLEKKVKP, encoded by the coding sequence ATGACTTCACGTACGATCATCATACTTATGGTTACGGCTTGCCTCTCAGGCTGCACCACCGTCCAGAAGTCTCTGGAAAATCAGCGCCTGCGCACCACACAACAAGACAAGCTCGAGCAAGCGGTGAAACTCATTGAAAGGGGAAACACAGAAAAGGCCGAAACGCTCCTTGAGGAGGTCGTGGCGGCACAAGGAGTGCGGGGGATCACCGATGAAGCCCTGTTTCGTCTTGCTCTCCTGTCCATGCCGTCGGATCTGAATCGGGAAGATTTGGCCAATGCGGTAAAATATCTCGAACGACTTCAGAAAGAGTATCCGGTCAGCCCCTGGGCAACCCAGTCGTCATCACTTACCGACTTGCTCGCCGTCCTGCCGCGTCACCTTCAATCGACAACGGAACTCCGTCGTCAGATAAAAAGCCTTAGGGACCTGAACCTCTCTCTGACTCGGGAAAACAAGGAAATGAGGCTCAATATCGAGAAGATAAAAAACCTGGACCTGCAACTGGAGAAGAAAGTCAAACCCTAA
- the nadC gene encoding carboxylating nicotinate-nucleotide diphosphorylase, translating to MTGIDKIIENALMEDIHTGDITTLAVVPGSRPARARLIAKEPLILAGIDVAARVFTFLDASVCFEARHGDGARLAAGDLIAELTGDSALLLQGERVALNLLQRMCGTATLTARYVEAVAGTRARIVDTRKTTPGLRVLEKYAVRVGGGINHRTGLYDGVLIKENHIAAAGGISRAVSRARSYIPHTLKIEVETESIAEVTEALEAGADIIMLDNMDLPTMTEAVALIGGRALVEASGGVNLETVRGIAEAGVDIISVGALTHSARAMDISMLLEAE from the coding sequence ATGACCGGCATAGACAAGATCATCGAAAACGCCCTCATGGAGGATATTCATACCGGGGATATCACGACTCTGGCGGTGGTTCCCGGGAGCCGTCCGGCCCGCGCCCGACTCATCGCCAAGGAGCCCCTGATTCTGGCTGGCATTGACGTGGCGGCCCGGGTCTTCACGTTCCTTGACGCGTCGGTCTGTTTTGAGGCACGACATGGGGACGGAGCGCGGCTAGCTGCCGGCGATCTGATTGCCGAGCTTACCGGCGACTCCGCTCTCCTCCTCCAGGGTGAGCGGGTGGCTCTCAACCTGCTTCAGCGCATGTGCGGCACCGCGACCCTTACGGCCAGGTATGTGGAGGCCGTGGCGGGAACGCGGGCTCGCATCGTTGATACGCGGAAGACAACTCCGGGGCTCCGGGTCCTGGAGAAATACGCCGTTCGGGTTGGCGGGGGAATCAACCACCGCACCGGCCTCTATGACGGTGTCCTCATCAAGGAGAACCACATCGCCGCCGCGGGCGGCATCAGCCGGGCCGTAAGCCGGGCACGGTCCTACATCCCCCATACCCTGAAAATTGAGGTGGAGACCGAATCCATCGCGGAGGTGACCGAAGCACTTGAGGCCGGTGCCGATATCATCATGCTCGACAATATGGATCTGCCGACGATGACTGAGGCGGTGGCCCTCATTGGTGGCCGTGCCCTGGTGGAAGCCTCGGGGGGGGTAAACCTCGAAACAGTCAGAGGAATTGCCGAGGCAGGGGTTGACATCATTTCCGTGGGGGCGCTTACCCATTCTGCCCGAGCCATGGACATCTCGATGCTTCTGGAGGCTGAGTGA
- a CDS encoding type III pantothenate kinase, producing the protein MLLVIDVGNTNIVLGIYDGQRLVRDWRISTDKAKTSDEYGILIRELFRGADIEFKDVKAIIISSVVPTLSGVLERLSRNYFGYSPLVVGPGIRTGMPIQYDNPKEVGADRIVNAVAGYEKYKTSLVIVDFGTATTFDYVNRKGEYCGGAIAPGLVISMEALFQRASKLPRVDIVKPPAVIARNTVNSMQAGIFYGYVGLVDEIVARMKAESKETPRVIATGGLAGLIAPESKTIEAVEEYLTLEGLRILYERNRE; encoded by the coding sequence ATGCTTCTCGTCATAGACGTGGGCAACACGAATATCGTTCTCGGCATCTATGACGGTCAGAGGCTTGTGCGTGACTGGCGCATATCCACCGACAAGGCCAAAACGTCAGACGAGTACGGAATCCTGATCCGTGAGCTTTTCCGTGGCGCCGACATCGAATTCAAGGATGTGAAGGCCATTATTATTTCTTCGGTGGTGCCGACCCTGTCCGGAGTTCTGGAACGGCTTTCCCGGAACTACTTCGGCTACAGTCCCCTTGTGGTTGGGCCGGGGATCAGGACCGGCATGCCGATCCAGTACGACAATCCCAAGGAGGTGGGGGCGGACCGGATTGTCAATGCGGTGGCAGGCTACGAGAAGTACAAGACGTCTCTGGTCATCGTCGATTTTGGCACCGCCACCACCTTTGATTACGTGAACCGCAAGGGAGAATACTGCGGCGGCGCCATCGCCCCAGGGCTTGTCATATCTATGGAGGCCCTGTTCCAGAGGGCGAGCAAGCTTCCCCGCGTCGATATCGTGAAGCCTCCGGCAGTCATTGCCCGCAATACGGTCAATTCCATGCAGGCCGGCATCTTTTATGGGTATGTGGGGCTTGTGGACGAGATCGTGGCCAGGATGAAAGCAGAGAGCAAGGAAACTCCACGGGTCATCGCCACGGGGGGGCTTGCCGGGCTGATCGCCCCCGAGTCAAAAACCATCGAGGCGGTGGAGGAGTACCTCACGCTGGAGGGACTGCGGATACTGTACGAACGAAACAGGGAGTGA
- a CDS encoding GAF domain-containing protein encodes MTSVPDDLRMFEKKFSILQEISNALVVTDNLSAIANLMLDLAINYTRAEKGSLMLVNERDELYILAGRGIDLNLVRTYRAKIGEGIAGVVAKNRTPVLVEDLANEPRFKGITRDRYRTNSFASCPIISKNRLLGVLNINDKVDGAPFNEDEFSLIKIIANQAAIAMENAILVGQLRFKAAEQEGINRKLIESDVVKTEFITRVSHELRTPLNSIKGSVYYLRQSERLSRREQEEFYDIISGETDKLIGIVENQLDFLRFEDETMLINKTLVSLREVLNEVCGSKNIKTLFARKDISIDVEIGDGLSDVVGDRIRIVQFFLNILEGLSYFLERGDVVRISARENDDIHVSIGLPRRLPESITPYLFSSNHLFQTDSPDEKLKLYLARKVVDIHRWDLVAENTATGLLVSLIIPKSARQKVDAVVNTTLDMFLEFIAEVLDVNMCSVMLCDDMTGDLMIKGARGLDDHMIKQTRVRMGDRIAGWVALEGEPLFIEDIEQDPRFGRKSVPQYNSKSLISLPLKVGGKVIGVLNLNNKRSASPFTGRDFDLAQAMCERVAYFMGRVHGGDHQGDEFRQLMTSFDSLITAEKKYHKKDPRLPDIAMGIAAQIGIGEDERRSILFASVLYDLGLVLLEESILNKKGKLLPSEENTLKIHPYTTVGLLDSFEFSEEIKRGILHHHERYDGTGYPDGLKGDEIPLISRILSVVDAYCAMTSERPYRPRMDMADALAEVHKHTGTLYDPKVVKALDFVVGEGVE; translated from the coding sequence ATGACCTCCGTACCAGACGACCTCCGGATGTTCGAAAAGAAGTTCTCCATACTACAGGAAATATCGAATGCCTTGGTGGTTACGGACAACCTGAGTGCAATCGCGAACCTCATGCTCGACCTGGCCATCAACTACACAAGGGCCGAGAAGGGGTCTCTCATGCTCGTCAACGAGCGGGATGAACTCTACATTCTTGCGGGACGCGGCATAGATCTCAACCTTGTGCGAACCTACCGGGCAAAGATCGGCGAAGGGATTGCCGGGGTTGTGGCAAAGAACCGCACTCCCGTGCTTGTGGAAGATCTGGCCAACGAGCCGCGGTTCAAGGGGATAACCCGCGACCGCTACCGGACCAACTCCTTCGCATCATGCCCCATCATAAGCAAGAACCGGCTCCTTGGTGTCCTCAACATCAACGACAAGGTTGACGGAGCCCCCTTCAACGAAGACGAGTTCTCCCTCATCAAAATCATTGCCAATCAGGCAGCTATTGCCATGGAGAATGCCATTCTCGTCGGACAACTCCGATTCAAAGCCGCAGAACAGGAAGGGATCAACCGCAAGCTCATCGAAAGTGACGTGGTAAAGACCGAATTCATCACCCGGGTATCCCACGAATTGCGTACCCCCCTCAACTCCATCAAGGGTTCCGTTTACTACCTGAGGCAGTCCGAACGCCTCTCGCGGCGCGAACAGGAAGAGTTTTACGACATCATCTCCGGCGAGACGGACAAACTGATCGGCATCGTGGAAAACCAGCTTGACTTCCTCCGCTTTGAAGACGAGACGATGCTCATAAACAAGACCCTGGTAAGCCTCAGGGAGGTACTGAATGAAGTGTGCGGCTCAAAGAACATCAAAACCCTCTTTGCCCGCAAAGATATAAGCATTGATGTGGAGATAGGTGATGGACTTTCAGATGTAGTCGGCGACAGAATCAGGATAGTTCAGTTTTTCCTCAACATTCTTGAAGGGTTGAGCTACTTTCTGGAGCGGGGCGACGTGGTTCGCATTTCCGCCCGGGAGAACGATGACATTCACGTATCCATAGGACTTCCGCGCAGACTGCCCGAGAGCATCACCCCTTACCTTTTCAGTTCGAATCATCTGTTTCAGACCGATTCCCCCGACGAAAAACTCAAACTCTACCTGGCCCGGAAGGTAGTGGACATTCATCGCTGGGATCTGGTCGCGGAAAACACCGCCACGGGTCTCCTAGTTTCGCTTATCATACCAAAGAGCGCCCGCCAGAAGGTAGACGCCGTCGTCAATACAACCCTCGATATGTTCCTGGAGTTCATTGCCGAGGTACTCGATGTGAACATGTGCTCGGTGATGCTCTGCGACGACATGACGGGCGATCTCATGATCAAGGGCGCGAGAGGCCTCGACGACCACATGATCAAGCAGACCCGCGTGCGGATGGGAGACCGGATCGCCGGGTGGGTCGCCCTTGAGGGTGAACCGCTCTTTATCGAGGATATCGAGCAGGATCCCCGTTTTGGGAGAAAGAGCGTTCCCCAGTACAACAGCAAATCGCTCATTTCGCTCCCCCTCAAGGTGGGCGGCAAGGTCATCGGCGTCCTGAACCTCAACAACAAGCGCTCAGCCAGTCCTTTCACCGGGCGGGACTTCGATCTGGCCCAGGCGATGTGCGAACGGGTTGCCTACTTCATGGGCCGGGTCCACGGGGGGGATCACCAGGGGGACGAATTTCGGCAGCTGATGACCTCGTTCGACAGCCTCATCACTGCCGAAAAGAAATACCACAAGAAGGATCCCCGCCTCCCCGACATTGCCATGGGCATCGCTGCTCAAATCGGAATCGGAGAAGATGAGCGAAGGTCAATACTCTTTGCGTCGGTTCTCTACGACCTGGGGCTTGTGCTCCTCGAAGAGAGCATCCTGAACAAGAAGGGGAAACTCCTCCCCTCGGAAGAAAACACCCTCAAGATTCACCCTTACACAACGGTGGGGCTCCTGGATTCATTCGAATTCTCCGAAGAGATCAAGCGGGGGATTCTCCACCACCATGAACGGTATGACGGGACCGGTTATCCCGACGGACTGAAGGGAGACGAGATTCCGCTCATCTCGCGGATCCTGTCGGTTGTGGACGCCTATTGCGCCATGACGTCGGAAAGGCCGTACCGTCCCCGAATGGACATGGCCGATGCCCTTGCAGAAGTTCACAAGCATACGGGGACGCTCTACGACCCGAAGGTGGTGAAGGCGTTGGATTTCGTCGTTGGCGAGGGGGTGGAGTAG
- a CDS encoding biotin--[acetyl-CoA-carboxylase] ligase has translation MSGELPRPDAIGSKEIDRKILEIFRSRDGGVVSGEELSRSLDVSRTAVWKHIKTLNGLGYRIEAVPSRGYRLVSTPDILTPAELSVGLNVARIGTSLVFVGETDSTNTLAYRLAEDGAVEGTVVIADAQNRGRGRLGRQWESPAGVNLYCSIILRPPIMPLHAPQLTFLSAVAVAEAIERSAGLAPVIKWPNDVLVNGFKVAGMLNEMSAETERIDFLVLGIGVNINMQRDQFPTDLRHPASSLAIEAGHEVSRLSFARALLESLDVHYSQYRSEGYAPLRQAWLGRSAVMGRRVRVSGNQGDMTGTVEGIDEIGALLLRTAHGTLERVLAGDVTIEG, from the coding sequence GTGAGCGGAGAGTTGCCACGCCCCGACGCAATCGGCAGCAAGGAGATCGACCGGAAGATTCTGGAAATCTTCAGGAGCCGTGACGGGGGCGTTGTTTCCGGCGAGGAATTGAGCCGGTCTCTGGATGTATCACGCACGGCTGTCTGGAAGCATATCAAGACCCTTAATGGGCTCGGCTACCGCATCGAGGCAGTCCCCTCCCGGGGGTATCGTCTCGTATCAACTCCCGATATCCTCACCCCCGCAGAACTGTCGGTCGGACTTAACGTAGCCAGGATCGGCACATCTCTTGTTTTTGTCGGCGAAACTGACTCAACTAACACCCTTGCCTATCGTCTTGCCGAAGATGGTGCCGTCGAAGGAACCGTGGTCATCGCCGACGCACAGAACCGCGGCAGGGGGCGGCTCGGGAGGCAGTGGGAGTCGCCCGCCGGGGTCAATCTCTATTGTTCCATTATTCTTCGCCCGCCCATAATGCCTCTTCACGCGCCCCAGCTCACCTTCCTGTCGGCCGTTGCGGTGGCAGAGGCCATTGAGCGTTCTGCCGGGCTTGCACCCGTCATCAAATGGCCCAATGATGTACTCGTGAACGGTTTCAAGGTTGCCGGCATGCTCAACGAGATGAGCGCCGAAACCGAACGGATCGATTTCCTTGTCCTTGGCATCGGGGTGAATATCAATATGCAGCGGGATCAGTTCCCGACCGATCTGCGCCATCCCGCAAGTTCCCTGGCCATTGAGGCGGGGCATGAGGTGTCCAGGCTCTCATTTGCCCGGGCGCTTCTCGAGTCTCTTGATGTGCATTACTCACAGTACCGTTCAGAGGGTTACGCTCCGCTCCGCCAGGCATGGCTTGGCCGGAGCGCCGTCATGGGAAGAAGGGTCCGGGTAAGCGGCAATCAGGGGGATATGACGGGGACTGTCGAGGGGATTGACGAGATCGGCGCTCTGTTGCTGAGAACCGCTCATGGCACCCTTGAGCGGGTTCTGGCAGGGGATGTGACAATTGAAGGGTAA
- the fusA gene encoding elongation factor G translates to MGKYDTAKLRNLGIVAHGGAGKTSLTEAILFTTGMIDRIGRVDDGTSTMDFEPEEIKRKITISSSLDHCEWNDYSLHIVDTPGYGNFISDTRACMRALGGCIVILSAISGVKVQTEEVWEWANEFELPRIAFVNKMDREYANFLRALDDMEKSLKARGVAVQMPLGAAETFEGIIDLIDMKAYRYAKDGSGTFTEEEIPAGERDEAQRLRDILVETVAEAYDALTEKYLETGELSREEILDGLRIGTLRYTFTPVFCGSATMNIGVHHLLDYICHCLPSPLDRGVVVGTNPKNGEMEERKPDETEPFSALVFKTTSDPYTGKISIFRVYSGTLNSDSTIYNPVRDCEERIGQIYELEGKKQKSIKQAVAGDIVAVAKLKETLTGDTLCDKDKPIIFEPAKPLQPVISYAIQPKTKNDEDKIHGALQKLMEEDQTIQARRDEKTHELILSGMGQVHLEVTIEKLKRKFNVDVEMKTQKVPYLETFKATVKAQGKYKKQSGGRGQYGDCWVEFAPQQRGEGFQFEDKIVGGVIPRQYIPAVEKGIFEASQDGFLAGYPLVDFKAAVYDGSFHTVDSSEMAFKVAGSLAFKKAMETAKVILLEPMMNMKITVPEETMGDVIGDLNSRRGKVVGVEPKANSQIIRSVVPMAEVLSYANDLKSMTSDRGLFTMEFSHYEEVPSHLAQKIIAESAKVNEKNNH, encoded by the coding sequence ATGGGCAAGTATGATACCGCAAAGCTGAGAAACCTCGGAATTGTCGCCCACGGCGGCGCAGGCAAGACCTCTCTCACCGAAGCCATACTCTTCACCACGGGGATGATTGACCGTATCGGCCGGGTCGACGACGGCACGTCCACCATGGATTTCGAGCCCGAGGAGATCAAGCGGAAGATCACAATCTCATCCTCCCTCGACCACTGTGAATGGAATGACTACTCGCTTCACATTGTCGATACCCCCGGTTACGGAAACTTTATCTCAGACACCCGCGCCTGCATGCGTGCCTTGGGCGGATGCATCGTTATCCTTTCTGCCATCTCCGGGGTAAAGGTCCAGACCGAGGAGGTCTGGGAGTGGGCCAACGAGTTCGAGCTGCCCCGCATCGCCTTCGTCAACAAGATGGACCGCGAATACGCCAACTTCCTCCGGGCCCTCGACGACATGGAGAAGTCTCTCAAGGCCCGTGGCGTGGCGGTCCAGATGCCCTTGGGCGCAGCTGAAACCTTCGAGGGGATCATTGATCTCATCGACATGAAGGCATACCGCTACGCCAAGGATGGTTCCGGAACATTCACGGAGGAGGAGATTCCCGCCGGGGAGCGGGACGAGGCCCAGCGACTCCGCGATATCCTCGTGGAAACCGTTGCAGAGGCCTACGATGCCCTGACCGAGAAGTACCTGGAAACCGGCGAACTTTCCCGGGAAGAGATTCTGGACGGCCTGCGGATCGGGACGCTCCGCTATACCTTTACGCCGGTTTTTTGCGGTTCCGCCACCATGAACATCGGCGTTCATCACCTCCTTGATTACATCTGCCACTGCCTCCCCTCTCCCCTCGACCGGGGTGTGGTGGTCGGCACCAATCCCAAAAACGGTGAGATGGAGGAACGCAAGCCCGATGAAACGGAACCCTTCTCTGCCCTCGTCTTCAAGACCACGTCGGATCCCTACACCGGCAAAATATCCATCTTCCGGGTCTACTCGGGTACCCTGAACTCCGACTCGACCATCTACAACCCGGTCCGCGACTGCGAGGAGCGGATCGGCCAGATCTACGAACTGGAGGGGAAGAAGCAGAAGTCTATCAAACAGGCCGTTGCCGGCGACATCGTGGCCGTGGCCAAGCTTAAGGAAACCCTTACCGGCGATACCCTCTGCGACAAGGACAAGCCGATCATCTTCGAGCCGGCCAAGCCGCTCCAACCGGTCATTTCCTACGCTATCCAGCCCAAGACGAAAAATGATGAAGACAAGATTCACGGTGCTCTCCAGAAGCTCATGGAAGAGGATCAGACGATTCAGGCGCGACGTGACGAAAAGACCCATGAACTGATTCTCTCGGGAATGGGGCAGGTACACCTTGAGGTCACCATCGAGAAGCTGAAGCGCAAGTTCAATGTCGATGTGGAAATGAAGACCCAGAAGGTGCCGTACCTGGAAACCTTCAAAGCCACTGTCAAGGCCCAGGGAAAATACAAGAAGCAGTCGGGGGGGAGAGGACAGTACGGCGACTGCTGGGTTGAGTTTGCTCCCCAGCAGCGTGGTGAGGGATTTCAGTTTGAGGACAAGATCGTCGGTGGCGTCATCCCGCGCCAGTACATCCCGGCGGTTGAGAAGGGGATCTTCGAGGCTTCCCAAGACGGTTTCCTGGCCGGTTATCCTTTGGTGGATTTCAAGGCCGCCGTCTATGACGGGTCCTTCCACACCGTGGATTCATCCGAAATGGCCTTCAAGGTTGCCGGTTCCCTGGCGTTCAAAAAGGCCATGGAAACGGCCAAGGTGATACTCCTTGAGCCGATGATGAACATGAAGATCACGGTTCCCGAAGAGACCATGGGTGACGTGATCGGAGACCTAAACTCCCGACGCGGCAAAGTGGTCGGCGTCGAACCCAAGGCCAATTCACAGATCATCAGGTCAGTGGTTCCCATGGCCGAGGTGCTTTCCTACGCCAACGACCTGAAATCCATGACCAGTGACCGGGGGCTTTTCACCATGGAATTTTCCCACTACGAAGAGGTGCCAAGTCATTTGGCCCAGAAGATCATCGCCGAATCGGCCAAGGTCAATGAGAAGAATAACCACTGA
- a CDS encoding GGDEF domain-containing protein produces the protein MSDSTKPLQTRTRFTLIQKLIVSYVAMLFLTTTALAFSVMGLYSLNRTAKEIAKTDLFIIDSANRLRESMLAQERIAGKYAILKSDEFKLLYSQRQSEFLAILGEIGQRDNNGLFRSLVARYDAYRKEIERAFAASTTEPLPAKKEADAVVSLIEDLSSSRQKLLGKKLAEADRREADTVKLTLFLAFSGFILAVTVAALNVHSISTSIRKLKKGMHRIAEGDFDYDPQIPIGDEIGALAEDFSRMGKKLKELEQISLDASPLTRLPGNIAIERVLNKLLQSGEPFAVCYADLDNFKAYNDRYGYIKASEVIKLTAELIHDTVRELAGGNAFVGHVGGDDFVMVVAAERGGSLCEAVIKRFDDFIRNHYSAEDLARGAIEGVDRYGVSRTFPIMSISVAVVISQQGEFTSAVQIAKAAADIKDLLKKSPGSNYLINRRRNPR, from the coding sequence ATGAGCGACTCAACAAAACCCCTTCAAACCCGCACCCGCTTCACCCTTATCCAGAAACTCATCGTCAGTTATGTCGCGATGCTCTTTCTGACCACGACGGCCCTCGCCTTTTCGGTTATGGGGCTTTATTCCCTCAATCGTACCGCAAAGGAAATAGCGAAAACCGATCTTTTTATAATCGATTCCGCGAATCGTCTCCGGGAATCAATGTTGGCCCAGGAACGTATCGCGGGGAAATATGCAATCCTCAAGAGCGACGAATTCAAACTTCTCTACAGTCAGCGCCAGTCTGAATTCCTGGCAATTCTCGGCGAAATTGGCCAGCGGGACAACAACGGTCTCTTCCGCTCCCTGGTTGCCAGATACGATGCTTATCGGAAGGAAATTGAACGCGCCTTCGCCGCCAGCACCACTGAGCCCTTGCCCGCCAAAAAGGAGGCCGACGCCGTCGTAAGCCTGATCGAAGATCTTTCCTCTTCCCGGCAAAAGCTCCTTGGGAAAAAGCTGGCGGAAGCCGACCGGCGCGAGGCCGACACGGTAAAACTAACCCTCTTCCTGGCATTTTCAGGCTTTATCCTTGCTGTTACCGTAGCGGCACTCAACGTACACTCCATATCCACCTCCATAAGAAAACTCAAAAAGGGAATGCACCGGATAGCAGAAGGTGACTTCGATTACGACCCCCAAATTCCCATCGGTGACGAAATCGGTGCCCTGGCAGAGGATTTCTCACGCATGGGGAAAAAATTAAAGGAACTGGAGCAGATCAGCCTCGACGCAAGTCCGCTGACCCGGCTCCCCGGCAACATTGCCATCGAGCGAGTGCTGAACAAACTTCTCCAATCCGGTGAACCCTTTGCGGTCTGCTATGCCGATCTCGATAATTTCAAGGCCTACAATGACCGTTACGGTTACATCAAAGCTAGCGAAGTAATTAAATTGACCGCGGAACTGATCCACGATACAGTTCGTGAACTTGCCGGTGGCAACGCTTTCGTCGGCCATGTGGGAGGTGATGATTTCGTAATGGTTGTGGCGGCCGAACGGGGGGGCTCCCTCTGTGAAGCGGTCATAAAAAGGTTTGACGACTTCATCCGCAACCATTATTCGGCAGAGGATCTGGCTCGTGGCGCCATTGAAGGTGTTGACCGCTATGGCGTTTCCCGCACCTTCCCCATCATGAGCATCTCTGTGGCCGTCGTTATCAGTCAACAGGGAGAGTTCACCTCGGCGGTGCAGATAGCAAAGGCGGCGGCCGACATCAAGGATCTGCTGAAAAAATCTCCCGGCAGCAACTACCTGATCAACCGACGCAGGAATCCCCGATGA